One genomic segment of Impatiens glandulifera chromosome 6, dImpGla2.1, whole genome shotgun sequence includes these proteins:
- the LOC124942833 gene encoding germin-like protein subfamily 1 member 17 — MSRQLVTITLLASFAFLLVNAFDPNHGQDFCVAADEPKDAVFVNGKFCKEHTLVTADDFFYDGGLDKSGNTANPLGSEVTSVNVMQLKGLNTLGISLARIDFAPYGLNPPHSHPRATEVLLVLEGNLLVGFVGSNRPDQKNRLFKKVLKAGDVFVFPEGLIHFQQNIYESNSVALVGLSSENPGTITITNALFGCSPDLSPYLLGKACLLDKDTIIYLQSQYWWDNNN, encoded by the exons ATGTCAAGACAATTAGTAACTATTACGTTGTTGGCGTCATTTGCTTTCTTACTTGTGAATGCTTTTGATCCAAACCATGGTCAAGACTTCTGTGTTGCCGCTGATGAACCAAAAGATGCAG TGTTTGTGAACGGAAAGTTTTGCAAAGAGCATACCTTAGTCACAGCTGACGATTTCTTTTACGACGGTGGGCTTGACAAATCTGGCAACACAGCCAATCCTCTTGGATCTGAAGTTACTTCTGTGAATGTTATGCAATTGAAAG GTCTCAATACTCTTGGTATCTCCTTGGCTCGTATCGATTTTGCACCTTACGGACTGAATCCGCCACATTCCCACCCTCGTGCGACAGAAGTCCTCTTAGTGCTAGAGGGCAACCTTCTGGTTGGCTTTGTGGGGTCTAACCGTCCGGATCAGAAGAATCGTTTgtttaaaaaagtattaaaggCAGGAGACGTTTTCGTATTCCCAGAAGGATTAATCCATTTTCAACagaatatatatgaaagtaaTTCGGTCGCTTTAGTTGGATTAAGCAGCGAAAATCCAGGGACGATAACGATTACGAATGCACTGTTTGGTTGTAGTCCAGACCTGTCTCCTTATTTGCTGGGCAAGGCGTGTCTGTTGGATAAAGACACGATAATCTATTTGCAATCGCAATACTGGTGggacaataataattaa